A part of Gossypium hirsutum isolate 1008001.06 chromosome A07, Gossypium_hirsutum_v2.1, whole genome shotgun sequence genomic DNA contains:
- the LOC107933159 gene encoding peptidyl-prolyl cis-trans isomerase CYP95 isoform X2, with protein MAKKKNPLVFMDVSIDGDPVERMVFELFPDIAPKTVENFRALCTGEKGIGPRTGKPLHYKGSFFHRVSKGSLAKGGDFVRRDGTSGESIYDGKFPDESPRLQHDGPGLLSMAIADRDTVGSQFVITFKANHDLDRKYVVFGQLVQGNEVLKKMENVGNEEGIPTVTVKIINCGEVSEDNMKNKFRTGNDTFSAANNYESRRKGKNKKSSRDKRKNRRRHYSSDSESSSDSETESSESDSDSDSYLSSSSDISSSSDDGHKKRKRSSKRGKYRHGKRRDRRREKKRKRRDKRSKRKSRRASDSLTDDDSESSSESSSDSDDRGKPQKHKEPSQKSVGFSQFAVGNQSPLATEKALPHRKNEEADLECDAPRENGGRKSNGIEEGAKSDRSAERPPDVVDDGPSKSRSASPKRTMSKSMSISPWRTHSRSPSLSRSRSVSRSPVASRNPPRFLERSLSRSPARSIRISPSRTRKDRSISRGPVRGHSRRSISRSPVRSLLRSRRSPTRSPLKSTRKSISRSPVRLSKRSTSRSPARSRRSISGSPVRSSRRSISRSSARAPPRRSISRSPLREPIRNYRRSYSRSPTAVRRVRSPTDRGRNMSRSVSPDESAKRIRRGRGFSERYSYARRYRTPSPDRSPVRSYRYGGRIDRERYSSYRRYSPRRYRSPPRRTPPRYRGRRSRTRSLSVSPSPRYRNRRCGHGRSRSPSRSRTSIHSRSSSQSRTPVRSHIAVDSPRVGRRSSPSPSRSRSESRSLLNSQSSPKQVSKVKSRSSSGSPDGRRGLVSYDDGSPDSGR; from the exons ATGGCAAAGAAGAAGAATCCTCTAGTTTTTATGGATGTGTCAATAGATGGTGATCCTGTTGAAAGAATGGTTTTTGAG CTCTTTCCTGATATTGCTCCCAAGACTGTAGAAAACTTCCGTGCCCTTTGTACAG GAGAAAAGGGCATTGGTCCTAGAACTGGAAAACCGTTGCACTACAAGGGTTCATTTTTccatcgtgtctctaaaggttccTTGGCCAAG GGTGGTGATTTTGTAAGAAGAGATG GAACAAGTGGGGAAAGTATATATGATGGGAAATTTCCAG ATGAATCACCTAGGCTACAGCATGACGGACCTGGTCTTTTATCTATGGCAATTGCTGATCGTGACACTGTTGGTTCACAATTTGTTATCACATTCAAGGCTAATCATGACCTTGACAG AAAGTATGTAGTCTTTGGACAGCTTGTACAAGGAAATGAAGTGTTGAAGAAAATGGAAAATGTGGGTAATGAGGAAGGAATACCTACTGTGACAGTGAAAATTATTAATTGTGGCGAAGTCAGTGAAG ACAATatgaaaaataagtttagaacGGGCAACGATACTTTTTCTGCTGCTAACAATTATGAATCACGGAGGAAGGGGAAAAATAAGAAATCTTCAAGAGACAAAAGAAAGAACAGAAGAAGACATTATTCGTCTGATTCGGAGAGTTCCTCAGATTCTGAGACAGAATCATCTGAATCTGATAGCGATTCTGACTCATATCTCTCATCATCGTCTGACATTAGCTCTTCAAGTGATGATGGGCACAAAAAGAGGAAGAGATCTTCTAAACGAGGAAAATATAGACATGGAAAAAGGAGAGATAGACGCcgtgagaaaaagagaaaaaggcgTGATAAGAGATCAAAGCGTAAATCAAGAAG GGCTTCAGATAGCCTTACAGATGATGACAGTGAGAGTAGCAGTGAAAGCAGCAGTGACAGTGATGATAGAGGAAAACCACAGAAGCATAAAGAGCCTTCTCAGAAAAGTG TGGGGTTCTCTCAATTTGCAGTTGGGAACCAATCCCCTTTGGCTACAGAAAAAGCACTTCCTCACAGAAAGAATGAAGAGGCTGATTTGGAGTGTGACGCCCCTAGGGAAAATGGAGGGCGAAAGAGCAATGGCATTGAAGAAGGTGCTAAATCAGACAGAAGTGCAGAGAGACCACCTGATGTGGTAGATGATGGCCCGAGCAAATCTAG AAGTGCGAGTCCTAAGAGGACCATGAGTAAGAGTATGAGTATTAGTCCATGGAGGACTCATAGCCGGAGCCCAAGTCTTAGCCGAAGCCGAAGTGTGAGCAGGAGCCCAGTTGCAAGTAGGAATCCCCCACGTTTTCTAGAAAGAAGTTTAAGCAGGAGTCCTGCTAGAAGCATCAGAATAAGCCCATCGAGGACGAGAAAGGATAGAAGCATCAGTAGGGGCCCAGTTAGAGGACATTCTAGAAGAAGCATTAGCAGGAGCCCTGTAAGGTCCCTGTTGCGGTCCCGAAGAAGCCCAACTAGGAGTCCACTCAAGTCAACAAGAAAATCAATTAGTAGAAGCCCGGTTAGACTTTCAAAAAGAAGCACAAGTAGAAGTCCTGCAAGATCTCGGAGAAGCATTAGCGGAAGTCCTGTAAGATCTTCTAGGAGAAGCATAAGTAGGAGCTCTGCTAGGGCTCCTCCTAGGAGAAGCATCAGCAGAAGTCCATTAAGGGAACCAATTAGGAATTATCGTCGTAGTTATTCAAGGAGCCCCACTGCTGTACGACGGGTAAGGTCACCTACTGATCGAGGTAGAAATATGTCAAGAAGTGTTTCTCCTGATGAATCAGCTAAGCGTATCAGAAGGGGTCGGGGTTTCAGTGAGCGCTACTCCTATGCACGAAGATACAGAACCCCTTCTCCAGATCGTTCTCCTGTGAGGTCCTATCGTTATGGTGGCAGGATTGATCGTGAGAG GTATTCAAGTTACAGGCGGTATTCACCTAGGCGCTATAGAAGCCCCCCAAGAAGAACTCCTCCAAG GTATAGAGGCAGAAGAAGCCGGACAAGAAGTCTGTCTGTATCACCGAGCCCGAGGTATAGAAATCGTCGATGTGGTCATGGCCGCAGCCGTAGTCCAAGTCGAAGTCGAACCTCTATTCACAGTCGTAGCTCAAGTCAAAGTCGAACCCCTGTTCGCAGCCATATTGCAGTTGATTCTCCAAGGGTTGGAAGGCGAAGTTCCCCTTCACCGAGCAGGAGCCGATCAGAATCAAGGTCGTTGTTGAACTCCCAGTCTTCTCCAAAGCAGGTGAGCAAAGTGAAGTCAAGGTCATCATCAGGAAGCCCAGATGGTAGAAGGGGACTGGTCTCTTATGATGATGGTTCACCCGACTCAGGAAGGTGA
- the LOC107933159 gene encoding peptidyl-prolyl cis-trans isomerase CYP95 isoform X1: MAKKKNPLVFMDVSIDGDPVERMVFELFPDIAPKTVENFRALCTGEKGIGPRTGKPLHYKGSFFHRVSKGSLAKGGDFVRRDGTSGESIYDGKFPDESPRLQHDGPGLLSMAIADRDTVGSQFVITFKANHDLDRKYVVFGQLVQGNEVLKKMENVGNEEGIPTVTVKIINCGEVSEDNMKNKFRTGNDTFSAANNYESRRKGKNKKSSRDKRKNRRRHYSSDSESSSDSETESSESDSDSDSYLSSSSDISSSSDDGHKKRKRSSKRGKYRHGKRRDRRREKKRKRRDKRSKRKSRRASDSLTDDDSESSSESSSDSDDRGKPQKHKEPSQKSVGFSQFAVGNQSPLATEKALPHRKNEEADLECDAPRENGGRKSNGIEEGAKSDRSAERPPDVVDDGPSKSRSRSASPKRTMSKSMSISPWRTHSRSPSLSRSRSVSRSPVASRNPPRFLERSLSRSPARSIRISPSRTRKDRSISRGPVRGHSRRSISRSPVRSLLRSRRSPTRSPLKSTRKSISRSPVRLSKRSTSRSPARSRRSISGSPVRSSRRSISRSSARAPPRRSISRSPLREPIRNYRRSYSRSPTAVRRVRSPTDRGRNMSRSVSPDESAKRIRRGRGFSERYSYARRYRTPSPDRSPVRSYRYGGRIDRERYSSYRRYSPRRYRSPPRRTPPRYRGRRSRTRSLSVSPSPRYRNRRCGHGRSRSPSRSRTSIHSRSSSQSRTPVRSHIAVDSPRVGRRSSPSPSRSRSESRSLLNSQSSPKQVSKVKSRSSSGSPDGRRGLVSYDDGSPDSGR, from the exons ATGGCAAAGAAGAAGAATCCTCTAGTTTTTATGGATGTGTCAATAGATGGTGATCCTGTTGAAAGAATGGTTTTTGAG CTCTTTCCTGATATTGCTCCCAAGACTGTAGAAAACTTCCGTGCCCTTTGTACAG GAGAAAAGGGCATTGGTCCTAGAACTGGAAAACCGTTGCACTACAAGGGTTCATTTTTccatcgtgtctctaaaggttccTTGGCCAAG GGTGGTGATTTTGTAAGAAGAGATG GAACAAGTGGGGAAAGTATATATGATGGGAAATTTCCAG ATGAATCACCTAGGCTACAGCATGACGGACCTGGTCTTTTATCTATGGCAATTGCTGATCGTGACACTGTTGGTTCACAATTTGTTATCACATTCAAGGCTAATCATGACCTTGACAG AAAGTATGTAGTCTTTGGACAGCTTGTACAAGGAAATGAAGTGTTGAAGAAAATGGAAAATGTGGGTAATGAGGAAGGAATACCTACTGTGACAGTGAAAATTATTAATTGTGGCGAAGTCAGTGAAG ACAATatgaaaaataagtttagaacGGGCAACGATACTTTTTCTGCTGCTAACAATTATGAATCACGGAGGAAGGGGAAAAATAAGAAATCTTCAAGAGACAAAAGAAAGAACAGAAGAAGACATTATTCGTCTGATTCGGAGAGTTCCTCAGATTCTGAGACAGAATCATCTGAATCTGATAGCGATTCTGACTCATATCTCTCATCATCGTCTGACATTAGCTCTTCAAGTGATGATGGGCACAAAAAGAGGAAGAGATCTTCTAAACGAGGAAAATATAGACATGGAAAAAGGAGAGATAGACGCcgtgagaaaaagagaaaaaggcgTGATAAGAGATCAAAGCGTAAATCAAGAAG GGCTTCAGATAGCCTTACAGATGATGACAGTGAGAGTAGCAGTGAAAGCAGCAGTGACAGTGATGATAGAGGAAAACCACAGAAGCATAAAGAGCCTTCTCAGAAAAGTG TGGGGTTCTCTCAATTTGCAGTTGGGAACCAATCCCCTTTGGCTACAGAAAAAGCACTTCCTCACAGAAAGAATGAAGAGGCTGATTTGGAGTGTGACGCCCCTAGGGAAAATGGAGGGCGAAAGAGCAATGGCATTGAAGAAGGTGCTAAATCAGACAGAAGTGCAGAGAGACCACCTGATGTGGTAGATGATGGCCCGAGCAAATCTAG GAGCAGAAGTGCGAGTCCTAAGAGGACCATGAGTAAGAGTATGAGTATTAGTCCATGGAGGACTCATAGCCGGAGCCCAAGTCTTAGCCGAAGCCGAAGTGTGAGCAGGAGCCCAGTTGCAAGTAGGAATCCCCCACGTTTTCTAGAAAGAAGTTTAAGCAGGAGTCCTGCTAGAAGCATCAGAATAAGCCCATCGAGGACGAGAAAGGATAGAAGCATCAGTAGGGGCCCAGTTAGAGGACATTCTAGAAGAAGCATTAGCAGGAGCCCTGTAAGGTCCCTGTTGCGGTCCCGAAGAAGCCCAACTAGGAGTCCACTCAAGTCAACAAGAAAATCAATTAGTAGAAGCCCGGTTAGACTTTCAAAAAGAAGCACAAGTAGAAGTCCTGCAAGATCTCGGAGAAGCATTAGCGGAAGTCCTGTAAGATCTTCTAGGAGAAGCATAAGTAGGAGCTCTGCTAGGGCTCCTCCTAGGAGAAGCATCAGCAGAAGTCCATTAAGGGAACCAATTAGGAATTATCGTCGTAGTTATTCAAGGAGCCCCACTGCTGTACGACGGGTAAGGTCACCTACTGATCGAGGTAGAAATATGTCAAGAAGTGTTTCTCCTGATGAATCAGCTAAGCGTATCAGAAGGGGTCGGGGTTTCAGTGAGCGCTACTCCTATGCACGAAGATACAGAACCCCTTCTCCAGATCGTTCTCCTGTGAGGTCCTATCGTTATGGTGGCAGGATTGATCGTGAGAG GTATTCAAGTTACAGGCGGTATTCACCTAGGCGCTATAGAAGCCCCCCAAGAAGAACTCCTCCAAG GTATAGAGGCAGAAGAAGCCGGACAAGAAGTCTGTCTGTATCACCGAGCCCGAGGTATAGAAATCGTCGATGTGGTCATGGCCGCAGCCGTAGTCCAAGTCGAAGTCGAACCTCTATTCACAGTCGTAGCTCAAGTCAAAGTCGAACCCCTGTTCGCAGCCATATTGCAGTTGATTCTCCAAGGGTTGGAAGGCGAAGTTCCCCTTCACCGAGCAGGAGCCGATCAGAATCAAGGTCGTTGTTGAACTCCCAGTCTTCTCCAAAGCAGGTGAGCAAAGTGAAGTCAAGGTCATCATCAGGAAGCCCAGATGGTAGAAGGGGACTGGTCTCTTATGATGATGGTTCACCCGACTCAGGAAGGTGA
- the LOC107933159 gene encoding peptidyl-prolyl cis-trans isomerase CYP95 isoform X4 translates to MAKKKNPLVFMDVSIDGDPVERMVFELFPDIAPKTVENFRALCTGEKGIGPRTGKPLHYKGSFFHRVSKGSLAKGGDFVRRDGTSGESIYDGKFPDESPRLQHDGPGLLSMAIADRDTVGSQFVITFKANHDLDRKYVVFGQLVQGNEVLKKMENVGNEEGIPTVTVKIINCGEVSEDNMKNKFRTGNDTFSAANNYESRRKGKNKKSSRDKRKNRRRHYSSDSESSSDSETESSESDSDSDSYLSSSSDISSSSDDGHKKRKRSSKRGKYRHGKRRDRRREKKRKRRDKRSKRKSRRASDSLTDDDSESSSESSSDSDDRGKPQKHKEPSQKSVGNQSPLATEKALPHRKNEEADLECDAPRENGGRKSNGIEEGAKSDRSAERPPDVVDDGPSKSRSASPKRTMSKSMSISPWRTHSRSPSLSRSRSVSRSPVASRNPPRFLERSLSRSPARSIRISPSRTRKDRSISRGPVRGHSRRSISRSPVRSLLRSRRSPTRSPLKSTRKSISRSPVRLSKRSTSRSPARSRRSISGSPVRSSRRSISRSSARAPPRRSISRSPLREPIRNYRRSYSRSPTAVRRVRSPTDRGRNMSRSVSPDESAKRIRRGRGFSERYSYARRYRTPSPDRSPVRSYRYGGRIDRERYSSYRRYSPRRYRSPPRRTPPRYRGRRSRTRSLSVSPSPRYRNRRCGHGRSRSPSRSRTSIHSRSSSQSRTPVRSHIAVDSPRVGRRSSPSPSRSRSESRSLLNSQSSPKQVSKVKSRSSSGSPDGRRGLVSYDDGSPDSGR, encoded by the exons ATGGCAAAGAAGAAGAATCCTCTAGTTTTTATGGATGTGTCAATAGATGGTGATCCTGTTGAAAGAATGGTTTTTGAG CTCTTTCCTGATATTGCTCCCAAGACTGTAGAAAACTTCCGTGCCCTTTGTACAG GAGAAAAGGGCATTGGTCCTAGAACTGGAAAACCGTTGCACTACAAGGGTTCATTTTTccatcgtgtctctaaaggttccTTGGCCAAG GGTGGTGATTTTGTAAGAAGAGATG GAACAAGTGGGGAAAGTATATATGATGGGAAATTTCCAG ATGAATCACCTAGGCTACAGCATGACGGACCTGGTCTTTTATCTATGGCAATTGCTGATCGTGACACTGTTGGTTCACAATTTGTTATCACATTCAAGGCTAATCATGACCTTGACAG AAAGTATGTAGTCTTTGGACAGCTTGTACAAGGAAATGAAGTGTTGAAGAAAATGGAAAATGTGGGTAATGAGGAAGGAATACCTACTGTGACAGTGAAAATTATTAATTGTGGCGAAGTCAGTGAAG ACAATatgaaaaataagtttagaacGGGCAACGATACTTTTTCTGCTGCTAACAATTATGAATCACGGAGGAAGGGGAAAAATAAGAAATCTTCAAGAGACAAAAGAAAGAACAGAAGAAGACATTATTCGTCTGATTCGGAGAGTTCCTCAGATTCTGAGACAGAATCATCTGAATCTGATAGCGATTCTGACTCATATCTCTCATCATCGTCTGACATTAGCTCTTCAAGTGATGATGGGCACAAAAAGAGGAAGAGATCTTCTAAACGAGGAAAATATAGACATGGAAAAAGGAGAGATAGACGCcgtgagaaaaagagaaaaaggcgTGATAAGAGATCAAAGCGTAAATCAAGAAG GGCTTCAGATAGCCTTACAGATGATGACAGTGAGAGTAGCAGTGAAAGCAGCAGTGACAGTGATGATAGAGGAAAACCACAGAAGCATAAAGAGCCTTCTCAGAAAAGTG TTGGGAACCAATCCCCTTTGGCTACAGAAAAAGCACTTCCTCACAGAAAGAATGAAGAGGCTGATTTGGAGTGTGACGCCCCTAGGGAAAATGGAGGGCGAAAGAGCAATGGCATTGAAGAAGGTGCTAAATCAGACAGAAGTGCAGAGAGACCACCTGATGTGGTAGATGATGGCCCGAGCAAATCTAG AAGTGCGAGTCCTAAGAGGACCATGAGTAAGAGTATGAGTATTAGTCCATGGAGGACTCATAGCCGGAGCCCAAGTCTTAGCCGAAGCCGAAGTGTGAGCAGGAGCCCAGTTGCAAGTAGGAATCCCCCACGTTTTCTAGAAAGAAGTTTAAGCAGGAGTCCTGCTAGAAGCATCAGAATAAGCCCATCGAGGACGAGAAAGGATAGAAGCATCAGTAGGGGCCCAGTTAGAGGACATTCTAGAAGAAGCATTAGCAGGAGCCCTGTAAGGTCCCTGTTGCGGTCCCGAAGAAGCCCAACTAGGAGTCCACTCAAGTCAACAAGAAAATCAATTAGTAGAAGCCCGGTTAGACTTTCAAAAAGAAGCACAAGTAGAAGTCCTGCAAGATCTCGGAGAAGCATTAGCGGAAGTCCTGTAAGATCTTCTAGGAGAAGCATAAGTAGGAGCTCTGCTAGGGCTCCTCCTAGGAGAAGCATCAGCAGAAGTCCATTAAGGGAACCAATTAGGAATTATCGTCGTAGTTATTCAAGGAGCCCCACTGCTGTACGACGGGTAAGGTCACCTACTGATCGAGGTAGAAATATGTCAAGAAGTGTTTCTCCTGATGAATCAGCTAAGCGTATCAGAAGGGGTCGGGGTTTCAGTGAGCGCTACTCCTATGCACGAAGATACAGAACCCCTTCTCCAGATCGTTCTCCTGTGAGGTCCTATCGTTATGGTGGCAGGATTGATCGTGAGAG GTATTCAAGTTACAGGCGGTATTCACCTAGGCGCTATAGAAGCCCCCCAAGAAGAACTCCTCCAAG GTATAGAGGCAGAAGAAGCCGGACAAGAAGTCTGTCTGTATCACCGAGCCCGAGGTATAGAAATCGTCGATGTGGTCATGGCCGCAGCCGTAGTCCAAGTCGAAGTCGAACCTCTATTCACAGTCGTAGCTCAAGTCAAAGTCGAACCCCTGTTCGCAGCCATATTGCAGTTGATTCTCCAAGGGTTGGAAGGCGAAGTTCCCCTTCACCGAGCAGGAGCCGATCAGAATCAAGGTCGTTGTTGAACTCCCAGTCTTCTCCAAAGCAGGTGAGCAAAGTGAAGTCAAGGTCATCATCAGGAAGCCCAGATGGTAGAAGGGGACTGGTCTCTTATGATGATGGTTCACCCGACTCAGGAAGGTGA
- the LOC107933159 gene encoding peptidyl-prolyl cis-trans isomerase CYP95 isoform X3: protein MAKKKNPLVFMDVSIDGDPVERMVFELFPDIAPKTVENFRALCTGEKGIGPRTGKPLHYKGSFFHRVSKGSLAKGGDFVRRDGTSGESIYDGKFPDESPRLQHDGPGLLSMAIADRDTVGSQFVITFKANHDLDRKYVVFGQLVQGNEVLKKMENVGNEEGIPTVTVKIINCGEVSEDNMKNKFRTGNDTFSAANNYESRRKGKNKKSSRDKRKNRRRHYSSDSESSSDSETESSESDSDSDSYLSSSSDISSSSDDGHKKRKRSSKRGKYRHGKRRDRRREKKRKRRDKRSKRKSRRASDSLTDDDSESSSESSSDSDDRGKPQKHKEPSQKSVGNQSPLATEKALPHRKNEEADLECDAPRENGGRKSNGIEEGAKSDRSAERPPDVVDDGPSKSRSRSASPKRTMSKSMSISPWRTHSRSPSLSRSRSVSRSPVASRNPPRFLERSLSRSPARSIRISPSRTRKDRSISRGPVRGHSRRSISRSPVRSLLRSRRSPTRSPLKSTRKSISRSPVRLSKRSTSRSPARSRRSISGSPVRSSRRSISRSSARAPPRRSISRSPLREPIRNYRRSYSRSPTAVRRVRSPTDRGRNMSRSVSPDESAKRIRRGRGFSERYSYARRYRTPSPDRSPVRSYRYGGRIDRERYSSYRRYSPRRYRSPPRRTPPRYRGRRSRTRSLSVSPSPRYRNRRCGHGRSRSPSRSRTSIHSRSSSQSRTPVRSHIAVDSPRVGRRSSPSPSRSRSESRSLLNSQSSPKQVSKVKSRSSSGSPDGRRGLVSYDDGSPDSGR from the exons ATGGCAAAGAAGAAGAATCCTCTAGTTTTTATGGATGTGTCAATAGATGGTGATCCTGTTGAAAGAATGGTTTTTGAG CTCTTTCCTGATATTGCTCCCAAGACTGTAGAAAACTTCCGTGCCCTTTGTACAG GAGAAAAGGGCATTGGTCCTAGAACTGGAAAACCGTTGCACTACAAGGGTTCATTTTTccatcgtgtctctaaaggttccTTGGCCAAG GGTGGTGATTTTGTAAGAAGAGATG GAACAAGTGGGGAAAGTATATATGATGGGAAATTTCCAG ATGAATCACCTAGGCTACAGCATGACGGACCTGGTCTTTTATCTATGGCAATTGCTGATCGTGACACTGTTGGTTCACAATTTGTTATCACATTCAAGGCTAATCATGACCTTGACAG AAAGTATGTAGTCTTTGGACAGCTTGTACAAGGAAATGAAGTGTTGAAGAAAATGGAAAATGTGGGTAATGAGGAAGGAATACCTACTGTGACAGTGAAAATTATTAATTGTGGCGAAGTCAGTGAAG ACAATatgaaaaataagtttagaacGGGCAACGATACTTTTTCTGCTGCTAACAATTATGAATCACGGAGGAAGGGGAAAAATAAGAAATCTTCAAGAGACAAAAGAAAGAACAGAAGAAGACATTATTCGTCTGATTCGGAGAGTTCCTCAGATTCTGAGACAGAATCATCTGAATCTGATAGCGATTCTGACTCATATCTCTCATCATCGTCTGACATTAGCTCTTCAAGTGATGATGGGCACAAAAAGAGGAAGAGATCTTCTAAACGAGGAAAATATAGACATGGAAAAAGGAGAGATAGACGCcgtgagaaaaagagaaaaaggcgTGATAAGAGATCAAAGCGTAAATCAAGAAG GGCTTCAGATAGCCTTACAGATGATGACAGTGAGAGTAGCAGTGAAAGCAGCAGTGACAGTGATGATAGAGGAAAACCACAGAAGCATAAAGAGCCTTCTCAGAAAAGTG TTGGGAACCAATCCCCTTTGGCTACAGAAAAAGCACTTCCTCACAGAAAGAATGAAGAGGCTGATTTGGAGTGTGACGCCCCTAGGGAAAATGGAGGGCGAAAGAGCAATGGCATTGAAGAAGGTGCTAAATCAGACAGAAGTGCAGAGAGACCACCTGATGTGGTAGATGATGGCCCGAGCAAATCTAG GAGCAGAAGTGCGAGTCCTAAGAGGACCATGAGTAAGAGTATGAGTATTAGTCCATGGAGGACTCATAGCCGGAGCCCAAGTCTTAGCCGAAGCCGAAGTGTGAGCAGGAGCCCAGTTGCAAGTAGGAATCCCCCACGTTTTCTAGAAAGAAGTTTAAGCAGGAGTCCTGCTAGAAGCATCAGAATAAGCCCATCGAGGACGAGAAAGGATAGAAGCATCAGTAGGGGCCCAGTTAGAGGACATTCTAGAAGAAGCATTAGCAGGAGCCCTGTAAGGTCCCTGTTGCGGTCCCGAAGAAGCCCAACTAGGAGTCCACTCAAGTCAACAAGAAAATCAATTAGTAGAAGCCCGGTTAGACTTTCAAAAAGAAGCACAAGTAGAAGTCCTGCAAGATCTCGGAGAAGCATTAGCGGAAGTCCTGTAAGATCTTCTAGGAGAAGCATAAGTAGGAGCTCTGCTAGGGCTCCTCCTAGGAGAAGCATCAGCAGAAGTCCATTAAGGGAACCAATTAGGAATTATCGTCGTAGTTATTCAAGGAGCCCCACTGCTGTACGACGGGTAAGGTCACCTACTGATCGAGGTAGAAATATGTCAAGAAGTGTTTCTCCTGATGAATCAGCTAAGCGTATCAGAAGGGGTCGGGGTTTCAGTGAGCGCTACTCCTATGCACGAAGATACAGAACCCCTTCTCCAGATCGTTCTCCTGTGAGGTCCTATCGTTATGGTGGCAGGATTGATCGTGAGAG GTATTCAAGTTACAGGCGGTATTCACCTAGGCGCTATAGAAGCCCCCCAAGAAGAACTCCTCCAAG GTATAGAGGCAGAAGAAGCCGGACAAGAAGTCTGTCTGTATCACCGAGCCCGAGGTATAGAAATCGTCGATGTGGTCATGGCCGCAGCCGTAGTCCAAGTCGAAGTCGAACCTCTATTCACAGTCGTAGCTCAAGTCAAAGTCGAACCCCTGTTCGCAGCCATATTGCAGTTGATTCTCCAAGGGTTGGAAGGCGAAGTTCCCCTTCACCGAGCAGGAGCCGATCAGAATCAAGGTCGTTGTTGAACTCCCAGTCTTCTCCAAAGCAGGTGAGCAAAGTGAAGTCAAGGTCATCATCAGGAAGCCCAGATGGTAGAAGGGGACTGGTCTCTTATGATGATGGTTCACCCGACTCAGGAAGGTGA